A part of Tigriopus californicus strain San Diego chromosome 10, Tcal_SD_v2.1, whole genome shotgun sequence genomic DNA contains:
- the LOC131889534 gene encoding zinc finger protein 628-like isoform X1 gives MDMSGVQHTATSSRPVELHHPHHQAQQQQQQQQPHHTTNMVGRQPEMRVMHTPAQKLVRPGHQVELLSAAKYLCDQQDYVDLTIYCEDGVVRAHQMLLATASPFLKLLFQNSPLYGVDEISLILPEVKACLVQALVHFVYTGTVVSKEDHFYSLMKLVYALNINASIEAESTNERPTTFSAPLIPLSRIESPSKFKLPTQLPPPMTAQLPQVPLPQQPNPMVMQSLAANHQSIALPTHPVPPAKMPRLATSVPSSLPMSVSTSKHMSIQLPTQPVPMNAMVNGIKSEHVLTAAPQAGGSYIAVDPNTGVSYKVELGNGSVGGDSSDPLAAIMNETIFTESSVAQAIYQTETGQVIYTTQPAGTAVTPAMAVLPTTPLPVSATGKKGKKRSAGGGVGGGTGHKENQILAESVDDLPCAPDDEDLNTPYPCDQCNKTIKGRVMLQAHQYQEHFDNPEIDNLDIGDKHACRVCLKLFTRNSDVKAHILRVHCGDRRYPCTMCGKRFKESTHLRKHLYTHTGERPHYCQLCNKGFQTSSDLKRHKRTRVHQERVEQVTAAGGTIPPDEPPVTATKSQAQPNSDPQPDSIRWNETANTKQVDNAAQALLNSITQPVAQNPSEMVLATSAAPGGGSTTIDMKALGGSTAWNNNALPGAATSGGSVTPVNPVGGSSSTLDLKAIAGGSTVDINALKWQSNGQPTSQASAVPTAVKRSLSVDSPGQDEERLTVVEGDDSSQDSVATAAVS, from the exons ATGGACATGTCCGGTGTCCAGCATACGGCCACATCCAGTCGTCCGGTCGAGCTTCATCATCCCCATCATCAggcacaacaacaacaacaacagcagcagccgCATCACACCACCAACATGGTGGGTAGACAGCCCGAGATGCGGGTCATGCACACCCCGGCTCAGAAGCTGGTGCGGCCCGGACACCAAGTGGAGTTGCTGTCCGCAGCCAAATATTTGTGCGACCAGCAAGACTATGTGGACCTGACCATTTATTGCGAGGACGGTGTGGTGCGGGCCCATCAGATGCTCTTGGCCACGGCCTCGCCCTTTCTGAAGCTCTTGTTTCAGAATTCCCCCCTGTATGGGGTGGATGAGATCTCGCTGATTCTGCCGGAAGTGAAGGCCTGTCTGGTACAGGCCTTGGTTCATTTTGTGTACACCGGCACGGTCGTGTCCAAAGAGGACCATTTCTACAGTCTCATGAAGTTGGTGTACGCCCTGAACATTAACGCCTCGATCGAGGCCGAGTCCACCAACGAACGCCCCACCACTTTCTCGGCCCCCCTCATCCCGTTGTCCCGGATCGAATCTCcctcaaagttcaaattgccCACCCAACTCCCGCCCCCCATGACGGCCCAACTGCCACAGGTGCCGCTGCCTCAGCAGCCCAACCCCATGGTCATGCAGTCCTTGGCCGCCAATCACCAGTCGATCGCCTTGCCCACCCATCCCGTGCCTCCGGCCAAGATGCCGCGTCTGGCCACTTCGGTGCCCTCGTCCCTCCCGATGTCCGTGAGCACGTCCAAGCACATGTCCATCCAATTGCCCACTCAACCCGTGCCCATGAATGCCATGGTGAACGGTATCAAGAGCGAGCATGTCCTCACCGCCGCCCCGCAAGCCGGAGGATCCTACATCGCCGTGGATCCCAACACGGGTGTGTCCTACAAAGTCGAACTGGGCAACGGCTCGGTGGGCGGCGATAGTTCCGACCCTTTGGCCgccatcatgaatgaaaccATTTTCACCGAATCGTCAG TAGCCCAAGCGATCTACCAAACTGAGACTGGACAAGTGATCTACACCACGCAACCTGCAGGTACCGCCGTGACTCCGGCCATGGCGGTCCTACCCACCACCCCTCTACCCGTGAGCGCCACGGGCAAGAAGGGTAAAAAACGGAGCGCCGGCGGCGGAGTCGGAGGCGGAACCGGACACAAAGAAAATCAGATCTTGGCCGAGTCCGTGGACGACCTACCGTGTGCACCCGACGACGAGGACCTCAACACACCGTACCCTTGTGACCAGTGTAACAAGACCATCAAAGGGCGCGTGATGCTTCAGGCCCATCAGTACCAGGAGCATTTCGACAACCCGGAGATCGACAACTTGGACATTGGTGACAAACATGCTTGTCGAGTTTGCCTGAAACTGTTTACTCGGAATAGTGACGTGAAAGCCCATATCCTCCGGGTTCATTGTGGTGACCGACGCTATCCCTGCACTATGTGTGGGAAGCGATTCAAGGAGAGCACTCATCTAAGGAAACATTTGTACACGCACACGG GAGAAAGACCCCACTACTGTCAACTTTGTAACAAAGGCTTCCAAACGAGCTCAGACTTGAAGCGTCACAAACGCACTCGAGTTCATCAGGAGCGTGTGGAGCAAGTGACAGCCGCGGGTGGCACCATCCCCCCGGATGAGCCCCCGGTCACGGCCACCAAGAGCCAGGCTCAGCCAAACTCGGACCCTCAGCCCGACTCGATTCGATGGAACGAGACGGCCAACACCAAACAAGTGGACAATGCGGCTCAAGCCCTCCTGAATAGCATCACACAGCCCGTGGCCCAAAACCCTTCCGAGATGGTGCTGGCCACTTCGGCTGCCCCGGGGGGAGGGTCCACCACGATCGACATGAAAGCCCTGGGCGGGAGCACAGCCTGGAACAATAATGCTCTCCCCGGGGCAGCCACTTCGGGTGGTTCTGTGACCCCGGTCAACCCCGTAGGTGGGTCCTCGTCTACATTGGACTTGAAAGCCATTGCGGGTGGGTCCACTGTGGATATCAACGCCCTGAAATGGCAAAGCAATGGCCAACCCACCTCTCAGGCCTCGGCCGTGCCCACGGCAGTGAAACGAAGTTTATCCGTAGATTCCCCCGGACAAGACGAGGAACGACTGACCGTGGTAGAAGGGGATGATTCCTCACAAGACAGTGTGGCTACGGCGGCCGTGTCCTAG
- the LOC131889534 gene encoding zinc finger protein 628-like isoform X2 → MDMSGVQHTATSSRPVELHHPHHQAQQQQQQQQPHHTTNMVGRQPEMRVMHTPAQKLVRPGHQVELLSAAKYLCDQQDYVDLTIYCEDGVVRAHQMLLATASPFLKLLFQNSPLYGVDEISLILPEVKACLVQALVHFVYTGTVVSKEDHFYSLMKLVYALNINASIEAESTNERPTTFSAPLIPLSRIESPSKFKLPTQLPPPMTAQLPQVPLPQQPNPMVMQSLAANHQSIALPTHPVPPAKMPRLATSVPSSLPMSVSTSKHMSIQLPTQPVPMNAMVNGIKSEHVLTAAPQAGGSYIAVDPNTGVSYKVELGNGSVGGDSSDPLAAIMNETIFTESSAQAIYQTETGQVIYTTQPAGTAVTPAMAVLPTTPLPVSATGKKGKKRSAGGGVGGGTGHKENQILAESVDDLPCAPDDEDLNTPYPCDQCNKTIKGRVMLQAHQYQEHFDNPEIDNLDIGDKHACRVCLKLFTRNSDVKAHILRVHCGDRRYPCTMCGKRFKESTHLRKHLYTHTGERPHYCQLCNKGFQTSSDLKRHKRTRVHQERVEQVTAAGGTIPPDEPPVTATKSQAQPNSDPQPDSIRWNETANTKQVDNAAQALLNSITQPVAQNPSEMVLATSAAPGGGSTTIDMKALGGSTAWNNNALPGAATSGGSVTPVNPVGGSSSTLDLKAIAGGSTVDINALKWQSNGQPTSQASAVPTAVKRSLSVDSPGQDEERLTVVEGDDSSQDSVATAAVS, encoded by the exons ATGGACATGTCCGGTGTCCAGCATACGGCCACATCCAGTCGTCCGGTCGAGCTTCATCATCCCCATCATCAggcacaacaacaacaacaacagcagcagccgCATCACACCACCAACATGGTGGGTAGACAGCCCGAGATGCGGGTCATGCACACCCCGGCTCAGAAGCTGGTGCGGCCCGGACACCAAGTGGAGTTGCTGTCCGCAGCCAAATATTTGTGCGACCAGCAAGACTATGTGGACCTGACCATTTATTGCGAGGACGGTGTGGTGCGGGCCCATCAGATGCTCTTGGCCACGGCCTCGCCCTTTCTGAAGCTCTTGTTTCAGAATTCCCCCCTGTATGGGGTGGATGAGATCTCGCTGATTCTGCCGGAAGTGAAGGCCTGTCTGGTACAGGCCTTGGTTCATTTTGTGTACACCGGCACGGTCGTGTCCAAAGAGGACCATTTCTACAGTCTCATGAAGTTGGTGTACGCCCTGAACATTAACGCCTCGATCGAGGCCGAGTCCACCAACGAACGCCCCACCACTTTCTCGGCCCCCCTCATCCCGTTGTCCCGGATCGAATCTCcctcaaagttcaaattgccCACCCAACTCCCGCCCCCCATGACGGCCCAACTGCCACAGGTGCCGCTGCCTCAGCAGCCCAACCCCATGGTCATGCAGTCCTTGGCCGCCAATCACCAGTCGATCGCCTTGCCCACCCATCCCGTGCCTCCGGCCAAGATGCCGCGTCTGGCCACTTCGGTGCCCTCGTCCCTCCCGATGTCCGTGAGCACGTCCAAGCACATGTCCATCCAATTGCCCACTCAACCCGTGCCCATGAATGCCATGGTGAACGGTATCAAGAGCGAGCATGTCCTCACCGCCGCCCCGCAAGCCGGAGGATCCTACATCGCCGTGGATCCCAACACGGGTGTGTCCTACAAAGTCGAACTGGGCAACGGCTCGGTGGGCGGCGATAGTTCCGACCCTTTGGCCgccatcatgaatgaaaccATTTTCACCGAATCGTCAG CCCAAGCGATCTACCAAACTGAGACTGGACAAGTGATCTACACCACGCAACCTGCAGGTACCGCCGTGACTCCGGCCATGGCGGTCCTACCCACCACCCCTCTACCCGTGAGCGCCACGGGCAAGAAGGGTAAAAAACGGAGCGCCGGCGGCGGAGTCGGAGGCGGAACCGGACACAAAGAAAATCAGATCTTGGCCGAGTCCGTGGACGACCTACCGTGTGCACCCGACGACGAGGACCTCAACACACCGTACCCTTGTGACCAGTGTAACAAGACCATCAAAGGGCGCGTGATGCTTCAGGCCCATCAGTACCAGGAGCATTTCGACAACCCGGAGATCGACAACTTGGACATTGGTGACAAACATGCTTGTCGAGTTTGCCTGAAACTGTTTACTCGGAATAGTGACGTGAAAGCCCATATCCTCCGGGTTCATTGTGGTGACCGACGCTATCCCTGCACTATGTGTGGGAAGCGATTCAAGGAGAGCACTCATCTAAGGAAACATTTGTACACGCACACGG GAGAAAGACCCCACTACTGTCAACTTTGTAACAAAGGCTTCCAAACGAGCTCAGACTTGAAGCGTCACAAACGCACTCGAGTTCATCAGGAGCGTGTGGAGCAAGTGACAGCCGCGGGTGGCACCATCCCCCCGGATGAGCCCCCGGTCACGGCCACCAAGAGCCAGGCTCAGCCAAACTCGGACCCTCAGCCCGACTCGATTCGATGGAACGAGACGGCCAACACCAAACAAGTGGACAATGCGGCTCAAGCCCTCCTGAATAGCATCACACAGCCCGTGGCCCAAAACCCTTCCGAGATGGTGCTGGCCACTTCGGCTGCCCCGGGGGGAGGGTCCACCACGATCGACATGAAAGCCCTGGGCGGGAGCACAGCCTGGAACAATAATGCTCTCCCCGGGGCAGCCACTTCGGGTGGTTCTGTGACCCCGGTCAACCCCGTAGGTGGGTCCTCGTCTACATTGGACTTGAAAGCCATTGCGGGTGGGTCCACTGTGGATATCAACGCCCTGAAATGGCAAAGCAATGGCCAACCCACCTCTCAGGCCTCGGCCGTGCCCACGGCAGTGAAACGAAGTTTATCCGTAGATTCCCCCGGACAAGACGAGGAACGACTGACCGTGGTAGAAGGGGATGATTCCTCACAAGACAGTGTGGCTACGGCGGCCGTGTCCTAG
- the LOC131889538 gene encoding enhancer of rudimentary homolog, which translates to MSHTILLVQPGQKPDTRTYSDYESVNEAMEGVCKIFEEHLKSTNPNIPSITYDISQLFDFIDQLSDLSCLVYQKSSNTYAPYNKEWIKEKIYILLRRQASK; encoded by the coding sequence ATGAGCCACACGATTCTGTTGGTGCAGCCGGGTCAAAAGCCGGACACGCGGACCTATTCCGACTATGAATCCGTCAATGAGGCCATGGAGGGCGTGTGTAAGATCTTCGAGGAGCATCTCAAGAGCACTAACCCCAATATCCCAAGTATTACCTACGACATTTCTCAGCTTTTCGACTTCATCGACCAACTATCCGACCTGTCATGCTTGGTGTACCAAAAGTCCTCGAATACTTATGCGCCTTACAACAAGGAATGGATTAAGGAAAAGATCTACATTCTTCTTCGACGACAGGCCtccaaatga
- the LOC131889537 gene encoding transmembrane protein 208-like has translation MEEFAKRKGKEGTKGAKQIAQENSETILFYRNMVLGSHGIFFAFRTLLGQAYSATDIVMYLITALIHIASFQFLNKTGSPTVDEKGTLLDPGLDLNMAQGMAEHVKDLIILTSGTQVLSLLTNYLWVLLLLAPLRAFLFAWTNFISPWIFAPPPEETEADVKKQKKMERKARRMR, from the coding sequence ATGGAGGAGTTCGCCAAGCGGAAAGGCAAGGAAGGCACCAAAGGAGCCAAACAGATCGCCCAAGAGAACTCGGAGACCATCTTATTCTACCGAAACATGGTCTTGGGCTCGCACGGCATTTTCTTCGCATTCCGCACCCTGTTGGGTCAAGCCTACTCCGCCACCGACATTGTCATGTACCTCATCACGGCTCTGATCCACATCGCCAGCTTCCAGTTCCTCAACAAGACCGGTTCGCCCACGGTGGACGAGAAAGGCACGCTCTTGGACCCAGGATTGGACTTGAACATGGCCCAAGGCATGGCCGAGCATGTGAAAGATCTCATCATTCTGACCTCGGGCACTCAAGTCTTGTCCTTGTTAACCAACTACCTGTGGGTGTTACTGCTCCTGGCGCCCCTGAGGGCGTTTCTCTTCGCTTGGACCAATTTCATTTCGCCCTGGATTTTTGCCCCGCCTCCGGAAGAAACGGAGGCCGATGTGAAGaaacagaagaaaatggaacgGAAAGCCCGTCGGATGCGATGA
- the LOC131889536 gene encoding ubiquitin domain-containing protein UBFD1-like has translation METTTSPGVAAAVASGMPGGLPRQYNDQDLADFPGEKVDFKVIYNKKKYDISFPVEETVGCLKAYLQSVIQIPPAMMKVMFKGLAKDEMTLRQLGLVKGSKVMVVGSTLNDVLEVSTKPTASQLKEIKIAGADGGSSSKSSRDKIHKKVLDKGKPEDATPGIKGVRQSLPSTPLSGMLNKSGGKVRLTFKLEVDQVWIGTKERTEKLPMSSIKNVVSESIEGHEEYHILALQLGPTEASRYWIYWVPAQYVDAIKDSILGKWQI, from the coding sequence ATGGAAACCACCACGTCCCCCGGCGTGGCCGCTGCGGTGGCCAGTGGCATGCCCGGAGGACTGCCTCGACAGTACAACGATCAGGATTTGGCCGATTTCCCCGGCGAGAAGGTGGATTTCAAGGTGATCTACAACAAGAAGAAGTACGATATCAGTTTCCCGGTGGAAGAGACCGTGGGTTGCCTCAAGGCCTATCTCCAGAGCGTGATCCAAATCCCGCCCGCCATGATGAAGGTCATGTTTAAGGGCTTGGCCAAGGACGAGATGACTCTGCGACAACTAGGACTGGTCAAAGGATCCAAGGTCATGGTGGTGGGTTCGACCCTCAACGACGTGCTCGAGGTGTCCACCAAACCTACAGCCTCGCAATTGAAGGAAATCAAAATTGCCGGGGCGGACGGTGGATCCAGCTCGAAATCATCGCGGGACAAGATTCACAAAAAGGTCTTGGACAAGGGCAAACCCGAGGACGCCACCCCCGGAATCAAAGGTGTGCGTCAATCCCTCCCATCTACGCCCCTCTCGGGCATGCTCAATAAGAGTGGCGGCAAGGTGCGTCTGACATTCAAGTTGGAGGTGGATCAAGTGTGGATCGGGACCAAGGAGCGCACCGAGAAATTGCCCATGAGCTCGATTAAGAACGTGGTCAGCGAGAGCATCGAAGGCCACGAGGAGTACCACATCCTGGCCTTGCAATTGGGCCCGACCGAGGCCTCGCGGTATTGGATCTATTGGGTGCCGGCCCAGTACGTGGACGCCATTAAAGACAGCATACTGGGCAAGTGGCAAATCTGA
- the LOC131889535 gene encoding DNA-binding protein Ets97D-like: MSDQDFITTDEDDYLDVEDNSLPENPEDFPPPARQTTAPLDNDDYLGSGGFELPFNAEDGVIAHLIDIREPLYNFKTALEKRLGLGLRDYDFWLQDTQRLPENTTLVEQCVQGEGLVQINVEIKTDPETDLKKINIVDVLKPADEVIAEATRNHRLAQTAAATASASATARTRLASVASPLSPEDDWESSAGKLMDAALGSEELEDSPLSPLKSPTGYDDHAASGQGPFTRWVVCSAFRKEQERLNIPTDPMDWQRAHVSHWIQWAQAQFPNASIDSDDWRLDGRQLCSLSQDEFKRKVPLDPSDMMWTHVELLRKCKFVAVIQKSPHAENASTKENHASAGAAAAHLLEPGLGSNGALGSQMPRKTHKKPPVRLGTAKFTVMSESALGNRTGNNGQVQLWQFLLELLTEKNHREAIHWIGEDGEFKLENPEIVAQLWGTRKNKPSMNYEKLSRALRYYYDGDMISKVQGKRFVYKFVCDLKQLIGYSAAELNRLVSEAEMRSSLNTNHNRLVM; encoded by the coding sequence ATGTCGGATCAAGATTTCATCACCACCGATGAGGACGATTATCTGGACGTGGAAGACAACAGTCTGCCCGAGAATCCCGAGGATTTCCCGCCCCCCGCTCGTCAGACCACCGCCCCGCTGGACAACGATGACTATCTGGGTTCCGGCGGGTTCGAGTTGCCTTTCAACGCCGAGGATGGCGTCATCGCCCACCTCATCGACATCCGAGAGCCGCTCTACAACTTTAAGACCGCCCTCGAGAAACGCCTGGGCCTGGGTTTGCGGGACTACGATTTCTGGCTCCAAGATACCCAAAGACTGCCCGAAAACACCACCTTGGTCGAGCAGTGCGTCCAAGGTGAGGGCCTGGTCCAGATCAATGTCGAGATCAAGACGGATCCCGAAACGGATCTCAAGAAGATCAACATCGTGGACGTGCTCAAACCTGCTGATGAAGTCATCGCCGAGGCCACGCGCAATCATCGATTGGCCCAGACTGCGGCAGCTACCGCCTCTGCCTCGGCCACCGCCCGTACTCGCCTGGCCTCGGTGGCCAGCCCGTTATCGCCCGAAGATGATTGGGAGAGCTCGGCCGGGAAACTCATGGATGCGGCCTTGGGCTCGGAAGAATTGGAGGATAGCCCGTTGTCGCCGTTGAAGAGTCCCACTGGGTACGATGACCACGCCGCTTCCGGACAGGGACCCTTCACCCGTTGGGTGGTGTGCTCGGCCTTCCGCAAAGAGCAAGAACGGCTCAATATCCCGACCGATCCCATGGATTGGCAACGGGCCCATGTCTCACATTGGATCCAGTGGGCCCAGGCCCAATTCCCTAACGCCTCCATCGATAGCGACGATTGGCGATTGGACGGTCGACAGTTGTGTAGTCTGTCCCAGGACGAATTCAAACGCAAAGTGCCCTTGGACCCGTCCGACATGATGTGGACCCACGTGGAACTGTTGCGCAAGTGTAAATTCGTGGCCGTCATTCAGAAATCGCCGCACGCCGAGAATGCCTCCACCAAAGAAAACCACGCCTCCGCCGGCGCCGCCGCGGCCCACCTCCTCGAACCCGGATTAGGGTCCAATGGCGCTCTGGGTTCTCAGATGCCTCGCAAGACCCACAAGAAACCACCGGTCCGATTAGGAACGGCCAAGTTCACGGTCATGTCCGAGTCCGCCCTGGGCAACCGAACGGGCAACAACGGCCAAGTCCAATTGTGGCAATTCCTCCTCGAACTCCTGACCGAGAAGAATCATCGGGAAGCCATCCATTGGATCGGCGAGGACGGCGAGTTCAAGCTGGAGAACCCCGAGATCGTGGCCCAATTGTGGGGCACGCGCAAGAACAAGCCCAGTATGAACTACGAGAAACTAAGTCGGGCTCTGCGGTATTATTACGATGGCGATATGATCAGCAAAGTTCAAGGCAAACGCTTCGTGTACAAATTCGTGTGTGACCTCAAACAACTGATCGGCTATTCCGCGGCCGAACTCAATCGACTCGTGTCGGAAGCCGAAATGCGCTCTTCGCTCAATACCAATCACAACCGACTTGTCATGTGA